In Astatotilapia calliptera chromosome 16, fAstCal1.2, whole genome shotgun sequence, one genomic interval encodes:
- the LOC113008281 gene encoding uncharacterized protein LOC113008281 isoform X2, with translation MDSGSLHHEINLALPDLHEETKRAVIEHLTDIIGVRNREDLLFVEPDDIKPFLTPIQSRRLVQVFRKVESGSSNNPKEPETTCSTTVQMPLQGNSLCSAQASGQLPSTQPNVSNTSWISNFSVPWEKMPTRLSQALATGGMAHPEDRRIMIRTVVEGMRVHCPNPNRAACGEVARAIVSKYPATFADKTAEGEQLGCGYYSLLKQLKTRVEHVNRDNVSSRIRQPRKRSTRENNEGDVAIKRGRSELDSYGCINWQPTTLPEGETSETLETKRQTMSTVFRSAGPQAIETTDVNTYMSLTYIYQRHMLNSWPAPTLCEVQEHWPFLFTKRGLCTHFHTLTDIEVETRLSEALLTKGRRILNFFQSQRLQWNKEIEHLLRECDSAKLNHNQIATAAILLLMKYFQEKEDSIFILADAFSTKMSVEREMTLPITPRGIISCLQAAG, from the exons ATGGACAGTGGCAGCCTACATCATGAAATTAACCTGGCATTACCTGACCTGCATGAAGAGACAAAGAGGGCAGTTATTGAGCACCTGACAGACATTATTGGTGTTAGAAACAGAGAAGATCTCCTGTTTGTTGAGCCTGATGATATCAAGCCTTTCTTGACACCAATTCAAAGTCGAAGACTTGTTCAAGTATTCAGAAAAG TGGAGTCTGGCTCTTCAAACAACCCAAAGGAACCTGAAACCACCTGCTCAACAACTGTGCAAATGCCACTACAGGGTAATTCACTCTGTTCTGCACAAGCATCAGGTCAACTCCCTTCCACACAACCAAATGTAAGCAACACCTCCTGGATCAGCAATTTTTCAGTTCCCTGGGAGAAGATGCCAACAAGACTTTCACAGGCCTTGGCAACTGGTGGAATGGCTCACCCAGAAGACAGGAGAATAATGATTAGGACTGTTGTAGAAGGAATGCGAGTACACTGCCCCAACCCTAACAGAGCTGCTTGTGGGGAGGTAGCTAGAGCTATTGTATCTAAGTATCCCGCTACCTTTGCAGATAAGACTGCAGAAGGTGAGCAATTAGGCTGTGGTTATTATTCCCTACTCAAACAGCTTAAAACAAGAGTTGAACATGTAAATAGAGACAATGTCAGCAGCAGAATCCGGCAGCCAAGGAAAAGGTCTACCAGGGAAAACAATGAGGGTGATGTTGCCATCAAAAGGGGGAGATCTGAACTTGATAGCTATGGTTGCATCAACTGGCAACCCACAACCCTACCAGAAGGAGAAACGAGTGAAACTTTGGAGACAAAAAGACAGACTATGTCAACTGTCTTCAGATCAGCAGGTCCTCAAGCAATTGAAACAACAGATGTAAATACTTATATGTCTTTGACTTATATTTACCAGAGGCACATGCTTAATTCTTGGCCTGCCCCCACCTTATGTGAGGTTCAAGAGCATTGGCCATTTCTTTTTACTAAAAGAGGCCTCTGCACTCACTTCCACACACTCACAGATATTGAGGTAGAGACACGTCTCAGTGAAGCCCTTCTTACGAAAGGAAGGAGAATTTTGAACTTCTTTCAAAGCCAGAGACTTCAGTGGAACAAGGAGATTGAACATCTGCTACGTGAGTGCGACAGTGCAAAGCTGAACCACAACCAGATCGCCACAGCAGCCATCCTCCTTCTGATGAAGTACTTCCAAGAAAAAGAGGACTCAATCTTCATCTTGGCTGAc gctttttcCACCAAGATGTCTGTTGAGAGAGAGATGACCTTACCCATCACACCAAGG GGAATAATTTCATGTCTGCAAGCCGCTGGATGA
- the LOC113008281 gene encoding uncharacterized protein LOC113008281 isoform X1 — MDSGSLHHEINLALPDLHEETKRAVIEHLTDIIGVRNREDLLFVEPDDIKPFLTPIQSRRLVQVFRKVESGSSNNPKEPETTCSTTVQMPLQGNSLCSAQASGQLPSTQPNVSNTSWISNFSVPWEKMPTRLSQALATGGMAHPEDRRIMIRTVVEGMRVHCPNPNRAACGEVARAIVSKYPATFADKTAEGEQLGCGYYSLLKQLKTRVEHVNRDNVSSRIRQPRKRSTRENNEGDVAIKRGRSELDSYGCINWQPTTLPEGETSETLETKRQTMSTVFRSAGPQAIETTDVNTYMSLTYIYQRHMLNSWPAPTLCEVQEHWPFLFTKRGLCTHFHTLTDIEVETRLSEALLTKGRRILNFFQSQRLQWNKEIEHLLRECDSAKLNHNQIATAAILLLMKYFQEKEDSIFILADAFSTKMSVEREMTLPITPRVIALGNNFMSASRWMISLEGKVFYEPEQMHDFASTLAVFFASYYVFNLEYQESASITLEMIQRFFVRINPDMGTKCPAKLGTSRKTGRVVKRKVTSISPRITTFLQRLSEFEWRTSN, encoded by the exons ATGGACAGTGGCAGCCTACATCATGAAATTAACCTGGCATTACCTGACCTGCATGAAGAGACAAAGAGGGCAGTTATTGAGCACCTGACAGACATTATTGGTGTTAGAAACAGAGAAGATCTCCTGTTTGTTGAGCCTGATGATATCAAGCCTTTCTTGACACCAATTCAAAGTCGAAGACTTGTTCAAGTATTCAGAAAAG TGGAGTCTGGCTCTTCAAACAACCCAAAGGAACCTGAAACCACCTGCTCAACAACTGTGCAAATGCCACTACAGGGTAATTCACTCTGTTCTGCACAAGCATCAGGTCAACTCCCTTCCACACAACCAAATGTAAGCAACACCTCCTGGATCAGCAATTTTTCAGTTCCCTGGGAGAAGATGCCAACAAGACTTTCACAGGCCTTGGCAACTGGTGGAATGGCTCACCCAGAAGACAGGAGAATAATGATTAGGACTGTTGTAGAAGGAATGCGAGTACACTGCCCCAACCCTAACAGAGCTGCTTGTGGGGAGGTAGCTAGAGCTATTGTATCTAAGTATCCCGCTACCTTTGCAGATAAGACTGCAGAAGGTGAGCAATTAGGCTGTGGTTATTATTCCCTACTCAAACAGCTTAAAACAAGAGTTGAACATGTAAATAGAGACAATGTCAGCAGCAGAATCCGGCAGCCAAGGAAAAGGTCTACCAGGGAAAACAATGAGGGTGATGTTGCCATCAAAAGGGGGAGATCTGAACTTGATAGCTATGGTTGCATCAACTGGCAACCCACAACCCTACCAGAAGGAGAAACGAGTGAAACTTTGGAGACAAAAAGACAGACTATGTCAACTGTCTTCAGATCAGCAGGTCCTCAAGCAATTGAAACAACAGATGTAAATACTTATATGTCTTTGACTTATATTTACCAGAGGCACATGCTTAATTCTTGGCCTGCCCCCACCTTATGTGAGGTTCAAGAGCATTGGCCATTTCTTTTTACTAAAAGAGGCCTCTGCACTCACTTCCACACACTCACAGATATTGAGGTAGAGACACGTCTCAGTGAAGCCCTTCTTACGAAAGGAAGGAGAATTTTGAACTTCTTTCAAAGCCAGAGACTTCAGTGGAACAAGGAGATTGAACATCTGCTACGTGAGTGCGACAGTGCAAAGCTGAACCACAACCAGATCGCCACAGCAGCCATCCTCCTTCTGATGAAGTACTTCCAAGAAAAAGAGGACTCAATCTTCATCTTGGCTGAc gctttttcCACCAAGATGTCTGTTGAGAGAGAGATGACCTTACCCATCACACCAAGGGTAATAGCGCTTG GGAATAATTTCATGTCTGCAAGCCGCTGGATGATCAGTTTGGAGGGCAAGGTATTTTATGAGCCTGAGCAGATGCATGACTTTGCCAGCACCCTTGCTGTCTTCTTTGCGTCATACTACGTTTTCAACCTTGAGTATCAGGAGTCAGCGTCCATCACACTGGAGATGATACAGAG gttCTTTGTGAGGATCAATCCAGACATGGGAACAAAATGCCCTGCAAAACTTGGTACAAGCCGCAAGACAGGTCGTGTCGTAAAGAGGAAGGTTACAAGCATCAGCCCTCGGATCACCACCTTCCTCCAGCGGCTCTCTGAGTTTGAATGGAGGACTTCCAACTAG